The following are encoded together in the Melitaea cinxia chromosome 22, ilMelCinx1.1, whole genome shotgun sequence genome:
- the LOC123664602 gene encoding uncharacterized protein LOC123664602: MQQTIITIIESKLAPREITPSDRVCHACWLRTKREAVRMNNQDENRQPLIEITDNEQQEQNRPAPAEIPQSELTSTMETQRIVLPDYRRAANSTHTCVFPNCSSNTLHNISDKLRATILHNHKFYLPKLARVCGEHLSINLWDTLYDSENSIQTFTVDQIQHVFSFVNQFNPSLDFENLQDMDERLFQYWIGLTKIKFNNLIEEVPRISELRKGCLGLAALLIKLRTGDSDERISSLVQIPRRTLEGLMDNVREILCQDFVSRNLGIDVLSRAELLQHNLIIPNGLFGSDNNAIVICDGTYIYINKSSNYSFQKDTYSLHKYKNLLKPFLIVASDGYIVDCFGPYKATTSDSVIINNLFSSPDSALRLYFRNNDVFILDRGFRDSISLLQGCGYKPYMPESLIEGEHQLTTAQANRSRCVTICRWVVEVINGYFKRDFKLLRQEYFHRSLPHMMQNFRIAAALLNKFGARLQDNEYANDILATIRQNITLRNNLAEMVEAVNMNRRSSNFQNITEDQENIYFPVLEYRDLILFALGTYQIRQARSYYGEHMRFHGGCRIEVCNELNINASEYNLRGSEDTILIRGKIKSRHVSRKQYYIYLLVDINVPGRAGIVEYCCSCLVGRRTVGCCAHTMTLVWYLGWARHQQNITAPAGFLDDIVIRDDEEYT, encoded by the exons ATGCAGCAAACTATAATTACTATTATAGAAAGCAAATTAGCACCTCGAGAG atAACTCCTTCAGATCGGGTATGCCATGCTTGCTGGCTACGTACAAAAAGAGAAGCGGTTCGAATGAACAATCAAGATGAGAACAGGCAACCATTGATTGAAATTACTGACAATGAACAACAGGAACAAAATCGGCCAGCTCCAGCTGAGATACCACAGTCTGAGTTAACATCGACAATGGAAACACAAAGAATTGTGCTGCCAGATTACAGACGAGCAGCCAATTCTACACATACTTGTGTTTTTCCAAATTGCAGCAGTAACACATTGCATAATATATCAGACAAATTACGAGCCACTATATTGCATAACCATAAGTTTTATTTGCCAAAATTAGCTCGTGTTTGCGGTGAACATTTAAGCATTAATTTATGGGATACTTTATATGACTCTGAAAACAGTATTCAGACATTTACTGTTGACCAAATACAACatgttttttcatttgttaatcAATTTAACCCTTCTCTTGATTTTGAGAATTTACAAGACATGGATGAAAGATTATTCCAGTACTGGATTggattaacaaaaataaaattcaataatttgaTTGAGGAAGTACCACGTATTTCAGAGCTGCGTAAAGGATGCTTAGGCCTAGCAGCCCTACTGATAAAGCTGAGAACAGGTGATTCCGATGAGAGGATCTCATCTTTGGTGCAAATACCACGTCGTACATTGGAGGGTCTAATGGATAATGTAAGGGAGATTTTGTGCCAAGACTTTGTATCCAGAAATCTGGGTATTGATGTATTGTCTCGGGCTGAATTATTACagcataatttaataattcctAATGGTTTATTTGGCAGTGATAATAATGCCATTGTCATATGTGATggcacatatatttatataaataaaagctcAAATTATTCATTCCAAAAAGATACATATTCACtgcataaatacaaaaatctgtTGAAACCCTTTTTGATAGTTGCTAGTGATGGATATATTGTTGATTGTTTTGGCCCTTATAAAGCAACTACATCGGACTCtgttataataaacaatttatttagtaGTCCTGATTCTGCCCTaagattatattttagaaataatgaTGTTTTCATACTAGATAGGGGTTTTAGGGACAGCATTAGTTTATTACAAGGGTGCGGCTATAAACCCTACATGCCAGAATCTTTAATAGAAGGTGAGCACCAGTTAACTACAGCTCAAGCCAACCGTAGCCGCTGTGTTACCATTTGCAGATGGGTGGTGGAAGTGATCAATGGCTACTTTAAAAGAGATTTTAAATTACTGCGACAAGAATATTTCCATAGATCACTTCCTCACATGATGCAAAACTTTCGAATAGCAGCGGCTTTGTTAAACAAGTTTGGTGCTCGCCTTCAAGACAATGAATATGCCAATGACATATTAGCAACAATTAGGCAAAATATTACTTTACGAAATAATCTGGCTGAGATGGTTGAAGCGGTCAACATGAACAGACGATCCAGTAATTTTCAAAACATAACAGAGGATCAGGAAAATATTTACTTTCCTGTACTTGAATACAGAGACTTAATTTTATTCGCCTTGGGAACATACCAAATACGGCAAGCCCGTTCCTATTACGGCGAGCATATGCGTTTCCACGGCGGCTGTAGAATAGAAGTttgtaatgaattaaatataaatgcttCTGAATATAATCTTAGAGGTAGTGAAGACACAATTTTAATTAGAGGAAAAATAAAGTCACGCCATGTGtctagaaaacaatattatatatatttattagttgaCATAAATGTACCCGGTCGAGCAGGAATAGTAGAGTACTGTTGTAGTTGTTTAGTTGGACGAAGGACTGTTGGATGTTGCGCGCATACGATGACTTTGGTATGGTACCTTGGTTGGGCGAGAcatcaacaaaatattacagcACCGGCAGGGTTTCTGGATGACATCGTTATTAGGGACGATGAAGAATATacgtaa